Proteins encoded within one genomic window of Haloplanus vescus:
- a CDS encoding NAD-dependent epimerase/dehydratase family protein, which produces MEGKRVLVTGGAGFIGSNLANRLAADNEVIALDDCHLGTPENLSDDVEFVNRSVLDDDLPTDVDVVFHLAAYSSYTMVEENKREATRVNVEGFVNTVEQARDDGCDTVVYASTSSIYGSRTDPSPEDMDVEARTCYEASKLARENYGEYFGNHYDMTLAGLRFFSVYQGYGGAEEHKGEYANTIAQFADKIANGESPVLFGDGTQTRDFTHVDDVARAIELAADHELDGIYNVGTGESYTFNTMVEMINDELGTDIDPEYVENPLPVYVHDTMADASKLREATGWEPDVGFEEGVARVCAQYK; this is translated from the coding sequence ATGGAAGGCAAGCGTGTCCTCGTCACTGGCGGGGCGGGCTTCATCGGCTCGAATCTGGCGAATCGTCTGGCCGCTGACAACGAGGTAATCGCGCTCGACGACTGCCACCTCGGCACGCCCGAGAACCTCTCGGACGACGTGGAGTTCGTGAACAGGAGCGTCCTCGACGATGACTTACCGACCGACGTCGACGTGGTCTTTCACCTCGCTGCGTACTCTTCGTACACGATGGTCGAGGAGAACAAACGCGAGGCGACGCGCGTCAACGTCGAAGGGTTCGTCAACACGGTCGAACAGGCCCGCGACGACGGCTGTGACACCGTCGTCTACGCCTCGACCTCCTCTATCTACGGCTCGCGGACCGACCCGTCGCCCGAGGACATGGACGTGGAAGCCCGCACCTGCTACGAAGCCTCGAAACTCGCCCGCGAGAACTACGGGGAGTACTTCGGCAACCACTACGACATGACCCTCGCCGGGCTGCGCTTTTTCTCGGTCTATCAGGGCTACGGCGGCGCCGAGGAACACAAAGGCGAGTACGCGAACACCATCGCCCAGTTCGCTGACAAAATCGCGAACGGCGAGTCGCCCGTCCTCTTCGGCGACGGCACACAGACCCGTGACTTCACCCACGTCGACGACGTGGCCCGGGCCATCGAACTCGCCGCCGACCACGAACTCGACGGCATCTACAACGTCGGCACTGGCGAGAGCTACACCTTCAACACGATGGTCGAGATGATAAACGACGAACTCGGGACGGACATCGACCCCGAATACGTCGAGAACCCGCTCCCGGTGTACGTCCACGACACGATGGCCGACGCCTCGAAACTTCGCGAGGCGACTGGCTGGGAGCCAGACGTGGGGTTCGAGGAGGGCGTCGCGCGAGTGTGTGCGCAGTACAAGTAA
- a CDS encoding acyl-CoA synthetase family protein — MRVLGDVVGRERRSDRTALRLDGRPDSYSDFCTTAWKAGHALSHLGVHAGSRVALAPDASLPVLTTLFGAACLGACVTFDTDAEARVVLTPVDEAVADRPSRKRVVYGDAPDDPSVTYWERVVWSENPVAPPGERSADEAVLADDGASLTHRDVLTAANRVVERAGIDAETAVALRASLADPRAVVAGVVAPLVAGGTVVVGDADADVVVADDPVATVNLSDISFGA; from the coding sequence ATGCGCGTCCTCGGCGACGTGGTCGGCCGCGAGCGCCGGTCCGACCGCACAGCGCTTCGTCTCGACGGGCGGCCCGACAGCTACAGCGACTTCTGTACGACGGCGTGGAAGGCAGGCCACGCCCTCAGCCACCTCGGCGTCCACGCGGGGTCGCGGGTCGCACTCGCGCCCGACGCGTCGCTCCCCGTGTTGACGACGCTGTTCGGCGCCGCGTGTCTCGGCGCGTGCGTGACCTTCGACACCGACGCCGAGGCTCGCGTCGTCCTCACGCCCGTCGACGAGGCGGTGGCCGACCGGCCCAGTCGAAAGCGCGTCGTCTACGGCGACGCACCCGACGACCCGAGCGTGACGTACTGGGAGCGCGTCGTCTGGAGCGAGAACCCCGTCGCCCCGCCGGGCGAGCGGTCGGCGGACGAAGCCGTGCTGGCGGACGATGGAGCGTCGCTCACGCACCGCGACGTCCTGACGGCGGCGAATCGCGTCGTCGAGCGAGCGGGCATCGATGCCGAGACGGCGGTGGCGCTGCGGGCGTCGCTTGCCGACCCGCGGGCAGTCGTCGCCGGCGTCGTCGCCCCACTCGTCGCCGGCGGGACAGTCGTCGTCGGCGACGCGGACGCGGACGTGGTCGTCGCCGACGACCCGGTCGCTACAGTTAATCTTTCTGATATTTCGTTCGGCGCCTGA
- a CDS encoding Rrf2 family transcriptional regulator yields MSSIELTSSQKTILTALINLHRETEDAVKGEDIAEEVDRNPGTIRNQMQSLKALQLVEGVPGPKGGYKPTANAYEALDVDQMDEPAAVPLLHNGEPVDTANVGEIDLSSVHHPDLCRAEIHVQGSVREFHEGDSVRVGPTPLSKLVIDGTVDGKDDTDNVLILRIDDMRAPAGEPDH; encoded by the coding sequence ATGTCATCAATCGAACTAACGTCGAGTCAGAAGACGATCCTGACTGCTCTTATCAATCTCCATCGCGAAACTGAGGACGCGGTGAAGGGGGAGGACATCGCGGAGGAAGTCGACCGCAACCCCGGGACGATTCGCAATCAGATGCAGAGTCTGAAGGCGCTGCAGCTCGTCGAGGGGGTACCGGGGCCGAAGGGAGGATACAAGCCGACGGCAAACGCCTACGAAGCGCTCGACGTGGACCAGATGGACGAACCGGCCGCCGTGCCGCTGCTCCACAACGGCGAACCGGTCGACACCGCGAACGTCGGCGAAATCGACCTCTCGTCGGTCCATCACCCCGACCTGTGCCGCGCGGAGATTCACGTTCAGGGGTCGGTCCGCGAGTTCCACGAGGGCGACAGCGTTCGCGTCGGCCCGACGCCGCTCTCGAAACTCGTCATCGACGGCACCGTCGACGGCAAGGACGACACCGACAACGTGCTCATCCTCCGCATCGACGACATGCGCGCGCCCGCCGGCGAACCGGACCACTAG
- the cdd gene encoding cytidine deaminase codes for MTDDLIERARAALDAAYVPYSEYTVGAALRTADGTVFTGCNIENANFSNSLHAEEVAIAEAVKRGHRTFDRLAVTSGARDGITPCGMCRQTLAEFCDDDLPIVCDEGDETTEYTLGELLPNTMGPETLDAARRTDE; via the coding sequence GTGACCGACGACCTCATCGAACGCGCCAGAGCGGCGCTCGACGCCGCGTACGTGCCGTACTCCGAGTACACGGTCGGCGCCGCGCTCCGCACCGCCGACGGCACCGTCTTCACCGGCTGTAACATCGAGAACGCCAACTTCAGCAACAGCCTCCACGCCGAAGAAGTCGCCATCGCGGAGGCGGTCAAGCGCGGCCACCGAACGTTCGACCGCCTCGCCGTCACCTCCGGCGCTCGCGACGGCATCACCCCCTGTGGCATGTGCCGGCAGACGCTCGCGGAGTTCTGTGACGACGACCTTCCCATCGTCTGTGACGAGGGCGACGAGACGACAGAGTACACGCTTGGTGAACTGTTACCCAACACCATGGGACCGGAGACGCTCGACGCGGCGCGTCGAACGGACGAATAA
- a CDS encoding short-chain fatty acid transporter, which yields MSARERVQSFGRTMADWSERWVPSPFLFAVILTLIAYVAAIVFTPDGPYQNIQNWYDGFWSLLTFAMQMVLILVTGYAVADSDFVSSYLNRLASVPDTNTQAAALVAAVSLLFGYFHWGIGLIVGAIFAIFVARAGHERGKTFHYPILCAAGYTSQTIWHVGPSTSAGLLSATEGHPFVDTIGIVPLNESVFTVYAFGIAVLVFLTVIPVLAFLAPEEEDATGIDEYAPSLLKGESMDEAIDDDNTRATQAEVSRSPADRINDSRAIAYLIGTGMMVYVIQYFVTAGGIGEALDLNVFNFTFIALGLFLHKTPAAYMETIRDATEGAAGIILQFPFYAGILGIISNSGLSDLIAEGLLAVATPQTFPVVAWLLGGVMNLFVPSGGGEWGIIGGVVGSAAVELGVPPGKAIVAYGVGDMWTNMFQPFWAIPLLGLTKIRARDILGYTIIVMFVLLPVFALGLYFLPY from the coding sequence ATGTCAGCCAGAGAGCGAGTCCAATCGTTCGGGCGGACGATGGCGGACTGGTCGGAACGCTGGGTTCCGAGTCCGTTCCTGTTCGCCGTCATTCTGACGCTCATCGCGTACGTAGCCGCGATAGTGTTCACGCCGGACGGACCGTATCAGAACATCCAGAACTGGTACGACGGGTTCTGGAGCCTCCTGACCTTCGCGATGCAGATGGTGCTGATTCTGGTCACGGGGTACGCCGTCGCCGACTCCGACTTCGTGAGTAGCTATCTAAACCGTCTCGCATCGGTGCCAGACACGAACACGCAGGCGGCGGCGCTGGTCGCTGCCGTCTCGCTCCTGTTCGGGTACTTCCACTGGGGCATCGGCCTCATCGTCGGGGCCATCTTCGCCATCTTCGTGGCGCGGGCGGGCCACGAACGTGGGAAGACGTTCCACTACCCGATTCTGTGTGCGGCCGGTTACACGAGTCAGACCATCTGGCACGTCGGGCCGTCGACGAGCGCCGGACTGCTCTCCGCGACGGAGGGCCATCCCTTCGTCGACACCATCGGCATCGTCCCGCTGAACGAGAGCGTCTTCACCGTCTACGCGTTCGGCATCGCCGTCCTCGTGTTCCTGACGGTGATTCCCGTCCTCGCCTTCCTCGCGCCGGAGGAGGAGGACGCGACGGGCATCGACGAGTACGCACCCAGCCTGCTCAAAGGCGAGTCGATGGACGAGGCAATCGACGACGACAACACGCGCGCGACGCAGGCCGAGGTGTCTCGGTCGCCCGCCGACCGCATCAACGACAGCCGAGCCATCGCGTACCTCATCGGCACCGGCATGATGGTGTACGTCATCCAGTACTTCGTCACCGCTGGCGGCATCGGCGAAGCCCTCGACCTCAACGTGTTCAACTTCACGTTCATCGCGCTGGGCCTGTTCTTGCACAAGACGCCCGCGGCGTACATGGAGACGATTCGCGACGCCACGGAGGGCGCTGCGGGCATCATCCTGCAGTTCCCCTTCTACGCGGGCATTCTCGGCATCATCAGTAATTCGGGGCTGTCCGACCTGATAGCGGAGGGGCTGCTCGCGGTGGCGACGCCGCAGACGTTCCCGGTCGTCGCGTGGCTCCTCGGTGGTGTCATGAACCTGTTCGTCCCGAGCGGTGGGGGCGAGTGGGGTATCATCGGCGGCGTCGTCGGGAGCGCAGCCGTCGAACTCGGCGTCCCGCCGGGGAAGGCCATCGTCGCCTACGGCGTTGGCGACATGTGGACGAACATGTTCCAGCCGTTCTGGGCGATTCCACTCCTCGGGCTGACGAAGATTCGAGCGCGCGACATCCTGGGCTACACCATCATCGTGATGTTCGTGCTGTTGCCGGTGTTCGCGCTCGGTCTGTACTTCCTCCCGTACTGA
- the dnaJ gene encoding molecular chaperone DnaJ, with amino-acid sequence MTEDFYDVLGVSRDADEDEIQQAYREKASEYHPDVSDDPNAEEKFKKAKKAKEVLTDEEKRQAYDQMGHERFEQAEKRGGFDGAGGAGGGARGNPFGGGGGGGFGDIFEQFFGGGAGGGNRNRPRQGQDLRTSLQLDLEEAFEGVEREFSVTRPTRCDDCDGAGHPPDADAETCPNCDGQGQVTQVQQTPLGRVQQTSACRRCGGEGTLYSETCSTCGGDGQVREESTLSVDIPAGIRDGQSLRMEREGAPGPNGGPNGDLLIEVSVADHPDFDREGDDLHHQYPISFPQATFGDTVEVSTLDGTVEMDVPAGTQSGETFRLKDKGMPRLRRRGRGDLYVQVQVVTPDSLNAEQREALEQFAEAGGEEVDVNEGFFERIKSSF; translated from the coding sequence ATGACAGAGGACTTTTACGACGTACTCGGGGTGTCTCGTGACGCCGACGAGGACGAAATCCAGCAGGCGTATCGCGAGAAAGCCTCCGAATACCACCCCGACGTGAGCGACGACCCCAACGCCGAGGAGAAGTTCAAGAAGGCCAAGAAGGCGAAGGAGGTCCTCACGGACGAGGAGAAACGGCAGGCGTACGACCAGATGGGCCACGAGCGGTTCGAACAGGCCGAGAAGCGCGGCGGCTTCGACGGCGCCGGTGGTGCCGGCGGCGGCGCCCGTGGCAACCCCTTCGGCGGCGGGGGCGGCGGTGGCTTCGGCGACATCTTCGAACAGTTCTTCGGCGGCGGCGCCGGCGGCGGCAACCGTAACCGACCCCGACAGGGACAGGACCTCCGCACGTCGCTCCAGCTGGACCTGGAGGAGGCGTTCGAGGGGGTCGAACGCGAGTTCAGCGTCACGCGACCGACGCGGTGTGACGACTGTGACGGCGCCGGCCACCCGCCCGACGCCGACGCCGAGACGTGTCCCAACTGCGACGGGCAGGGGCAGGTCACGCAGGTTCAGCAGACGCCGCTCGGACGGGTGCAACAGACGAGCGCGTGTCGCCGGTGTGGCGGCGAGGGTACCCTCTACAGCGAGACGTGTTCGACCTGTGGCGGCGACGGGCAGGTGCGCGAGGAGTCGACGCTCTCGGTCGACATCCCCGCCGGCATCCGCGACGGACAGTCACTCCGCATGGAGCGAGAGGGCGCGCCCGGGCCGAACGGCGGCCCGAACGGCGACCTCCTCATCGAGGTGTCGGTCGCCGACCACCCGGACTTCGACCGCGAGGGCGACGACCTCCACCACCAGTACCCTATCTCGTTTCCGCAGGCGACCTTTGGCGACACCGTCGAGGTGTCGACGCTCGACGGCACCGTCGAGATGGACGTGCCCGCGGGAACCCAGAGCGGCGAAACCTTCCGACTCAAGGACAAGGGCATGCCGCGACTCCGCCGCCGCGGCCGCGGCGACCTCTACGTGCAGGTGCAGGTCGTGACGCCCGACAGCCTGAACGCCGAACAGCGCGAGGCCCTCGAGCAGTTCGCCGAAGCTGGCGGCGAGGAAGTCGACGTGAACGAGGGTTTCTTCGAGCGCATCAAGAGCAGCTTCTAG
- a CDS encoding NAD(P)/FAD-dependent oxidoreductase, with translation MTTQVVVLGAGYAGAGAVKQFQKANDGSAELTWISEHDYHLVLHESHRVIRDTSVASKITIPVEDIKSPETTFRQGRVTGVDVDEQTVRCEDGDPVDYDYLLVALGSQTAFYGIEGLETHAHTLKSLDDARQIHSDVADAAADATRSDPAQVVVGGAGLSGIQSAGEIAAYRDEHRAPIDVTLVEGLDEVLPGMDTELQGALRKRLEAADVEIMCGEFVSSVDDDTIYVGGGEEEDPTELDYDVFLWTGGITGQDELADADVDKDDRSHRVYADRDFQTSDERVFAIGDTALIDQGPDEVAPPTAQAAWQAAEVAGENLARAVRGESLRTWTHDDKGTLVSVGDEAVAHGVDALPINTFGGIGAETLKKLVAARWIADVSSVGRAISAWPDM, from the coding sequence ATGACTACTCAAGTCGTTGTTCTCGGAGCTGGTTACGCAGGTGCCGGTGCAGTAAAACAGTTTCAGAAGGCGAACGACGGGAGTGCCGAACTGACGTGGATATCCGAACACGATTACCATCTCGTCCTCCACGAGTCCCACCGTGTCATACGCGACACGAGCGTCGCCTCGAAAATCACCATCCCGGTCGAGGACATCAAGTCGCCGGAGACGACGTTCCGACAGGGCCGTGTTACGGGCGTCGACGTCGACGAACAGACCGTCCGCTGCGAGGACGGCGACCCCGTCGACTACGACTACCTCCTCGTGGCGCTCGGGAGTCAGACGGCGTTTTACGGCATCGAAGGGCTTGAGACGCACGCGCACACGCTCAAGAGCCTCGACGACGCCCGACAGATTCACAGCGACGTGGCCGACGCCGCGGCCGACGCCACTCGCTCCGATCCCGCACAGGTCGTCGTCGGCGGCGCCGGCCTCTCGGGCATCCAGTCGGCCGGTGAAATCGCCGCTTACCGCGACGAACACCGCGCACCCATCGACGTGACGCTCGTCGAAGGGCTGGACGAAGTGCTGCCGGGAATGGACACCGAACTCCAGGGTGCGCTCCGCAAGCGCCTCGAAGCGGCCGACGTCGAGATTATGTGCGGTGAGTTCGTCTCCAGCGTCGACGACGACACCATCTACGTCGGCGGCGGCGAGGAGGAGGACCCGACCGAACTCGACTACGACGTGTTCCTCTGGACCGGCGGCATCACGGGACAGGACGAACTCGCGGACGCAGACGTCGACAAGGACGACCGGAGCCATCGTGTCTACGCCGACCGCGACTTCCAGACGAGCGACGAGAGAGTCTTCGCCATCGGCGACACCGCCCTCATCGACCAAGGACCGGACGAGGTGGCGCCGCCGACGGCACAGGCGGCGTGGCAGGCGGCGGAAGTCGCCGGCGAGAACCTCGCTCGCGCCGTTCGCGGAGAGTCACTCCGGACGTGGACCCACGACGACAAGGGGACGCTCGTCTCCGTCGGCGACGAGGCCGTCGCACACGGCGTCGACGCTCTCCCCATCAACACTTTCGGCGGTATCGGCGCCGAGACGCTGAAAAAGCTCGTCGCCGCTCGCTGGATTGCGGACGTCTCTTCCGTGGGGCGGGCCATCAGCGCCTGGCCCGACATGTAG
- a CDS encoding GNAT family N-acetyltransferase, giving the protein MYVRDAKNRDEAWLLDHIEEMALDDAAFRSRDYVIAVDEESNDRAGFGRIRVHKTDEGDYCELTGIGVLPAWRGQGVGAHVVERLVDTARAEEFETVYSLTDQPEYLGQFGFEPVESSALPAKIRERLATKRETVQPDAVATSVGVDEFAMPDRFREMFKNASPHDETDDQVEDAEDFGIDPDSATYKYDTGR; this is encoded by the coding sequence ATGTACGTCCGGGACGCCAAGAACCGAGACGAGGCCTGGTTGCTCGACCACATCGAGGAGATGGCGCTGGACGACGCCGCCTTCCGGTCCCGGGACTACGTCATCGCAGTCGATGAGGAGTCGAACGACCGGGCAGGCTTCGGTCGGATTCGCGTCCACAAGACCGACGAAGGCGACTACTGCGAACTCACCGGCATCGGCGTCCTCCCCGCGTGGCGCGGGCAGGGCGTCGGCGCACACGTCGTCGAACGACTGGTCGACACCGCGCGCGCCGAGGAGTTCGAGACAGTGTACTCGCTGACCGACCAGCCGGAGTATCTGGGCCAGTTCGGCTTCGAACCGGTCGAATCCAGCGCGCTCCCGGCGAAGATTCGTGAGCGCTTGGCGACCAAGCGAGAGACAGTCCAACCGGACGCCGTCGCGACGAGCGTCGGCGTCGACGAATTCGCTATGCCGGACCGGTTCCGCGAGATGTTCAAGAACGCGTCACCGCACGACGAGACGGACGACCAAGTCGAGGACGCAGAAGATTTCGGCATCGACCCCGACAGCGCGACCTACAAGTACGATACCGGGCGCTAA
- a CDS encoding nucleotide exchange factor GrpE — MTEETADEMAADDEADDETADLADRVAEYDAELGSAVADLEARVETLESDLSEAEARADDMESKLKRTQADFQNYKKRAKEREAEIKERATEDFVTRLVPVRDDLVRALDQDEGVDIRDGVESTLETFDRVLEEENVTPIQPAPGEEVDPTRHQVMMRVESDHPEGTVADVYRPGYEMAGKVIQEAQVTVSEGE, encoded by the coding sequence ATGACCGAGGAGACGGCCGACGAGATGGCGGCCGACGACGAAGCGGACGACGAGACGGCCGACCTCGCCGACCGGGTCGCGGAGTACGACGCGGAGCTCGGCTCGGCAGTCGCGGACCTCGAAGCGCGCGTCGAGACGCTCGAATCCGACCTGTCCGAGGCCGAAGCGCGCGCCGACGACATGGAATCCAAGCTGAAGCGCACGCAGGCCGACTTCCAGAACTACAAGAAACGCGCCAAGGAGCGCGAAGCGGAAATCAAAGAGCGGGCGACCGAAGACTTCGTCACCCGCCTCGTGCCGGTCCGCGACGACTTGGTGCGCGCCTTAGACCAAGACGAGGGCGTCGACATCCGCGACGGCGTCGAGTCGACGCTGGAGACGTTCGACCGCGTCCTCGAAGAGGAGAACGTGACGCCGATTCAGCCGGCGCCGGGCGAGGAAGTCGACCCGACGCGCCATCAGGTGATGATGCGCGTCGAGAGCGACCACCCCGAGGGCACCGTCGCCGACGTCTACCGTCCCGGGTACGAGATGGCGGGGAAAGTCATCCAAGAGGCGCAGGTGACGGTGAGCGAGGGCGAATAG
- the dnaK gene encoding molecular chaperone DnaK translates to MASNKILGIDLGTTNSAFAVMEGGDPEIIVNGEGDRTTPSVVAFTDDDERLVGKPAKNQAVQNPERTIQSIKRHMGEDDYTVDIDDEDYTPEQISAMILQKIKRDAEEYLGDDVEKAVITVPAYFNDRQRQATKDAGEIAGFEVERIVNEPTAASMAYGLDDESDQTVLVFDLGGGTFDVSVLDLGGGVYEVVATNGDNDLGGDDWDQAIIDHLAEEFESDHGVDLREDRQALQRLKDAAEEAKVELSSRKETEINLPFITATDSGPIHLETSLTRAKFESLTSDLLERTVEPTEQALSDAGYSKGDIDEVILVGGSTRMPQVQEKVEELVGKEPKKNVNPDEAVALGAAIQGGVLGGEVDDIVLLDVTPLSLGIEVKGGLFERLIDKNTTIPTEESKVFTTAADNQTSVQVRVFQGEREIAEENELLGEFQLTGIPPAPAGTPQIEVSFNIDENGIVNVEAEDKGSGNAESITIEGGAGLSDDEIEQMQEEAEKHAEEDQERRERIEARNEAESAIQRAETLLEENEEEVDEDLVATIEDAIADVEEVLEDDDADTEEIQSATEALSEELQEIGKQMYQDQAQQAQAGAGGAGAGAGAGGMGGMGGAGPGGAGGPDAGGEEYVDADFEEKDDEDDA, encoded by the coding sequence ATGGCGAGTAACAAAATTCTGGGAATCGACCTCGGGACCACGAACAGCGCGTTCGCGGTGATGGAGGGCGGCGACCCGGAGATTATCGTTAACGGCGAGGGCGACCGAACAACGCCCTCGGTCGTCGCGTTCACCGACGACGACGAGCGTCTCGTCGGTAAACCGGCGAAAAACCAGGCCGTCCAGAACCCCGAGCGCACGATTCAGTCCATCAAGCGCCACATGGGTGAGGACGACTACACCGTCGACATCGACGACGAGGATTACACGCCGGAGCAGATTTCGGCGATGATCCTCCAGAAAATCAAGCGGGACGCCGAGGAATACCTCGGCGACGACGTGGAGAAGGCCGTCATCACCGTCCCGGCGTACTTCAACGACCGCCAGCGTCAGGCGACGAAAGACGCCGGCGAAATCGCCGGCTTCGAGGTCGAACGCATCGTCAACGAGCCGACCGCGGCCTCGATGGCCTACGGCCTCGACGACGAGTCCGACCAGACCGTCCTCGTCTTCGACCTCGGGGGCGGCACGTTCGACGTGTCGGTCCTCGACCTCGGGGGCGGCGTCTACGAAGTCGTCGCCACGAACGGGGACAACGACCTCGGCGGCGACGACTGGGACCAGGCGATCATCGACCACCTCGCCGAGGAGTTCGAGAGCGACCACGGCGTCGACCTCCGCGAGGACCGACAGGCGCTCCAGCGGCTGAAAGACGCCGCCGAGGAAGCCAAGGTCGAACTGAGCAGCCGAAAGGAGACGGAGATCAACCTGCCGTTCATCACGGCGACCGACAGCGGCCCCATCCACCTCGAAACGTCGCTCACCCGCGCGAAGTTCGAGTCGCTGACGAGTGACCTGCTGGAGCGGACCGTCGAGCCGACCGAACAGGCCCTCTCCGACGCGGGCTACTCGAAAGGCGACATCGACGAGGTCATCCTCGTCGGCGGGTCGACGCGGATGCCGCAGGTCCAGGAGAAGGTCGAAGAGCTCGTCGGCAAGGAGCCGAAGAAGAACGTCAACCCGGACGAGGCCGTCGCGCTCGGCGCGGCGATTCAGGGTGGCGTCCTCGGCGGCGAAGTCGACGACATCGTCCTGCTGGACGTGACGCCGCTCTCGCTCGGTATCGAGGTCAAGGGTGGCCTGTTCGAGCGCCTCATCGACAAGAACACCACCATCCCGACCGAGGAGTCGAAGGTCTTCACCACCGCCGCGGACAACCAGACCTCGGTGCAGGTGCGCGTCTTCCAGGGCGAGCGCGAAATCGCCGAGGAGAACGAACTGCTCGGTGAGTTCCAGCTGACGGGCATCCCGCCCGCGCCCGCCGGAACGCCCCAGATCGAAGTCTCGTTCAACATCGACGAGAACGGCATCGTCAACGTCGAAGCCGAGGACAAGGGCTCCGGCAACGCCGAGTCCATCACCATCGAGGGCGGCGCCGGCCTCTCGGACGACGAAATCGAGCAGATGCAGGAGGAAGCCGAGAAACACGCCGAGGAGGACCAAGAGCGCCGCGAGCGCATCGAGGCCCGCAACGAGGCCGAGAGCGCCATCCAGCGCGCCGAGACGCTCCTCGAAGAGAACGAAGAGGAAGTCGACGAGGACCTCGTCGCGACCATCGAGGACGCTATCGCCGACGTTGAGGAAGTCCTCGAAGACGACGACGCCGACACCGAGGAGATTCAGTCGGCCACCGAGGCCCTCTCCGAGGAACTCCAGGAAATCGGCAAGCAGATGTACCAGGACCAGGCCCAGCAAGCCCAGGCCGGTGCGGGCGGTGCCGGCGCAGGCGCCGGTGCCGGCGGCATGGGCGGTATGGGCGGTGCCGGCCCCGGCGGCGCCGGCGGTCCCGATGCCGGCGGCGAGGAGTACGTCGACGCCGACTTCGAAGAGAAAGACGACGAAGACGACGCCTAG
- a CDS encoding nucleoside phosphorylase, with product MSDDAADRQYHLEVAPGEVADTVLLPGDPERVDVTTERWAESSVVAEHREYRTATGRYEGAPVSVTSTGIGSPSAAIAVEELARVGTETFIRVGSCGAIQPDIDVGDLVITTGAVRGEGTSEEYVRSDYPAVADHAVVSALVAAAERLGYDYHCGVTMSTDSFYAGQARPGVDGFEAAGTESLLDELRDVNVKNVEMEASSILTLANVYGRRAGAVCTVFANRTTGEFRTEGEGRAVEVGSLAAALLHRMDERRDAEGANSWHADLSM from the coding sequence ATGTCCGACGACGCGGCGGACCGACAGTACCACCTCGAAGTCGCCCCGGGCGAAGTCGCCGACACCGTCTTGCTCCCCGGCGACCCGGAGCGTGTCGACGTCACCACCGAGCGCTGGGCGGAGTCGTCGGTCGTCGCCGAACACCGCGAGTATCGCACGGCGACGGGTCGGTACGAGGGTGCGCCCGTCTCGGTCACCTCGACGGGCATCGGGAGTCCGTCGGCGGCCATTGCCGTCGAGGAACTCGCCCGCGTCGGCACGGAGACGTTCATCCGCGTCGGGTCGTGCGGGGCCATCCAACCCGATATCGACGTGGGTGACTTGGTCATCACCACCGGCGCCGTCAGAGGCGAGGGGACAAGCGAGGAGTACGTCCGCAGCGACTACCCCGCCGTCGCCGACCACGCCGTCGTCTCGGCACTCGTCGCCGCCGCCGAACGCCTCGGCTACGACTACCACTGCGGCGTGACGATGAGCACCGACAGCTTCTACGCGGGCCAAGCCCGCCCCGGCGTCGACGGGTTCGAGGCCGCGGGCACCGAGTCGCTCCTCGACGAACTCCGCGACGTGAACGTGAAAAACGTCGAGATGGAGGCGAGTTCGATTCTCACGCTCGCGAACGTCTACGGACGCCGGGCGGGCGCGGTCTGTACCGTCTTCGCGAACCGCACCACCGGCGAGTTCCGCACTGAGGGCGAGGGACGCGCCGTCGAGGTGGGGAGTCTCGCCGCGGCGTTGCTCCACCGGATGGACGAGCGACGGGACGCCGAGGGAGCCAACAGTTGGCACGCCGACCTCTCGATGTAA